A single window of Candidatus Obscuribacter sp. DNA harbors:
- a CDS encoding NUDIX hydrolase, giving the protein MQQFNTAKFCRDCGSAMALAAVEGGERKQCTACGQIEWEPPVPVAAVLVPAGRNRDGIVLVQRNLPPVGKWCLPAGFLSTGESPSQAACRETLEEAGLVVTVAEVPDRIMVPPGRNQVLHFYRARSRKGRMQAGSDAQQVKIFYEHNLPEIAFSMHTAFISEYFKARQKKRSPKK; this is encoded by the coding sequence ATGCAACAGTTTAATACCGCTAAATTTTGTCGAGACTGCGGCAGTGCCATGGCACTGGCTGCGGTAGAAGGCGGCGAGCGCAAGCAATGCACCGCCTGCGGACAAATCGAATGGGAACCACCAGTACCGGTGGCAGCCGTGCTCGTCCCGGCCGGACGTAATCGTGACGGCATTGTCCTGGTGCAGCGCAATTTGCCGCCTGTCGGCAAGTGGTGCCTGCCAGCAGGATTTCTCTCCACCGGAGAGAGCCCCAGTCAGGCTGCCTGCCGCGAAACCCTGGAAGAAGCAGGACTGGTTGTCACTGTTGCGGAAGTACCGGATCGCATCATGGTACCGCCAGGTCGCAATCAGGTGCTGCATTTTTACCGGGCGCGCTCGCGCAAAGGTCGCATGCAAGCTGGCTCCGACGCTCAACAGGTCAAGATCTTTTACGAGCACAACCTGCCCGAAATTGCCTTTTCGATGCACACCGCTTTTATCAGCGAATACTTCAAGGCTCGCCAAAAGAAACGGTCGCCCAAGAAGTAG